The following are encoded in a window of Sinomonas cyclohexanicum genomic DNA:
- the mutM gene encoding bifunctional DNA-formamidopyrimidine glycosylase/DNA-(apurinic or apyrimidinic site) lyase — protein MPELPEVEVVRRGLAAWVAGRRIDAAAVLDPRSVRRHLLGPEDFVGQLEGARVLDAARRGKYLWMPLAGPDDDPADPGFVPHTALLAHLGMSGQLLVEDADQPAEKHLKVRLSLSDADGMPGELRFVDQRIFGGLAVVPLIPTHDGGPGGRSEARLPLVPAEAAHIARDPLDPLFDAPAFHERLRSRRTGIKRALLDQRLISGIGNIYADEALWTARLHYARPTDTLRRPETERLVDAVRDVMDRALAAGGTSFDSLYVNVNGASGYFARSLDAYGRAGLPCRRCAAEGRVGVVVREQFMNRSSYRCTRCQPVPRNARW, from the coding sequence ATGCCCGAGCTCCCCGAAGTCGAGGTCGTCCGCCGCGGCCTCGCCGCCTGGGTGGCCGGACGGCGCATCGACGCCGCGGCCGTCCTCGACCCCCGGTCCGTGCGGCGGCACCTCCTCGGGCCCGAGGACTTCGTCGGCCAGCTGGAAGGCGCCCGCGTGCTCGACGCGGCCCGCCGCGGCAAATACCTCTGGATGCCGCTCGCCGGCCCCGACGACGATCCGGCGGATCCGGGCTTTGTCCCGCACACCGCACTCCTCGCGCATCTGGGCATGAGCGGCCAGCTCCTCGTCGAGGACGCCGACCAGCCCGCCGAGAAGCACCTCAAGGTCCGCCTCTCGCTCAGCGACGCGGACGGCATGCCTGGCGAGCTCCGCTTCGTGGACCAGCGCATCTTCGGAGGGCTCGCCGTCGTGCCCCTGATTCCGACGCACGACGGCGGCCCGGGCGGCCGCTCGGAGGCCCGCCTCCCGCTCGTCCCCGCGGAGGCGGCCCACATCGCACGCGACCCGCTCGACCCGCTGTTCGACGCCCCCGCGTTCCACGAGCGCCTGCGCTCGCGGCGGACGGGCATCAAGCGGGCGCTCCTGGATCAACGGCTCATCTCCGGGATCGGGAACATCTACGCCGACGAGGCCCTCTGGACCGCGAGGCTCCACTACGCGAGGCCCACGGACACGCTGCGCCGCCCCGAGACGGAGCGCCTCGTGGACGCCGTCCGCGATGTCATGGACAGGGCCCTCGCGGCCGGCGGCACGAGCTTCGATTCGCTGTATGTCAACGTCAATGGGGCGTCCGGCTACTTCGCGCGCTCGCTCGACGCGTACGGCCGCGCCGGTCTGCCCTGCCGGCGGTGCGCGGCCGAGGGCCGGGTGGGGGTCGTGGTCCGCGAGCAGTTCATGAACCGGTCCTCGTACCGGTGCACACGGTGCCAGCCGGTTCCGCGCAACGCCCGCTGGTAG
- the rnc gene encoding ribonuclease III, with amino-acid sequence MIAHDELLKRLGVDIDAETLRLALTHRSYAYENGGIPTNERLEFLGDSILGFSVTELLYREYPGLSEGDLAKRRAAVVSTRALASIARRLGVGEFIFLGQGEKVTGGNNKSSILADTMEALIGATFISNGLETARNFVVGLVTPLLADAAVLGAGTDWKTHIQELAANRQLGAIHYAVVGDGPDHARVYTATLLIGGTPYGTGTGNSKKEAEQQSAANAWKVLGPSAGGSTAGTAAEAAAEQPG; translated from the coding sequence ATGATCGCTCATGACGAGCTCCTGAAGCGTCTCGGCGTCGACATCGACGCCGAGACGCTTCGTCTTGCCCTGACCCACCGCTCCTACGCGTACGAGAACGGCGGAATCCCGACCAACGAGCGCCTCGAGTTCCTCGGCGACTCGATTCTCGGGTTCTCCGTGACCGAGCTCCTCTACCGGGAGTACCCCGGCCTGAGCGAGGGCGACCTCGCCAAGCGGCGCGCCGCCGTCGTGAGCACGCGCGCCCTCGCATCGATCGCCCGCCGCCTCGGCGTGGGCGAGTTCATCTTCCTCGGCCAGGGCGAGAAGGTGACGGGCGGGAACAACAAGTCCTCGATCCTCGCGGACACGATGGAGGCGCTCATCGGCGCGACCTTCATCTCCAATGGCCTCGAGACGGCCCGGAATTTCGTTGTCGGGCTCGTCACGCCGCTCCTCGCGGACGCCGCCGTGCTCGGAGCCGGCACCGACTGGAAGACCCACATCCAGGAGCTGGCCGCGAACCGGCAGCTCGGCGCGATCCACTACGCCGTGGTGGGTGACGGGCCGGACCACGCCCGCGTCTACACGGCGACCCTCCTCATCGGCGGTACGCCGTACGGCACGGGCACCGGAAACTCCAAGAAGGAGGCCGAGCAGCAGTCCGCAGCGAACGCGTGGAAGGTGCTCGGCCCCTCCGCGGGCGGATCGACCGCGGGGACTGCCGCTGAGGCTGCGGCCGAACAGCCGGGCTGA
- the rpmF gene encoding 50S ribosomal protein L32: MAVPKRKMSRSNTRARRSQWKASVPTLVKTVENGRVTYSLPHQAKVVTDSAGTELFLEYKGRKVADV; the protein is encoded by the coding sequence GTGGCTGTTCCCAAGCGGAAGATGTCTCGCTCGAATACCCGCGCCCGTCGCTCGCAGTGGAAGGCCTCGGTTCCGACCCTGGTCAAGACCGTCGAGAACGGCCGCGTGACCTACAGCCTGCCGCACCAGGCCAAGGTCGTCACCGACTCCGCGGGTACCGAGCTCTTCCTTGAGTACAAGGGCCGCAAGGTCGCCGACGTCTGA
- a CDS encoding YceD family protein, whose protein sequence is MMFDVKDLGRSPGTMRTLEEHVPAPGELGVALIGVKEGSPVDLDLKFESVHEGILVSGTAHVTVTGECGRCLDPIEYGLDTEVQELFFFEGMGFSNGEDDEEQRRVEHDSIDLEPVLRDAVVPLLPFQPVCREDCEGLCSECGVRLADEPGHHHEVVDPRWAALADLAKPDRHDDE, encoded by the coding sequence TTGATGTTCGACGTCAAGGATCTCGGGCGCAGCCCCGGGACTATGCGGACCCTTGAGGAGCATGTACCCGCACCGGGAGAACTCGGTGTGGCGCTCATCGGTGTCAAGGAAGGATCCCCTGTGGATCTGGACTTGAAGTTCGAGTCAGTGCACGAGGGGATCTTGGTCTCGGGGACGGCGCACGTCACAGTGACGGGCGAGTGTGGCCGTTGCCTGGATCCCATCGAGTACGGACTCGATACCGAGGTGCAAGAGCTTTTCTTCTTCGAGGGCATGGGCTTCTCGAACGGAGAAGACGATGAAGAGCAACGTCGAGTCGAGCACGATTCCATCGATCTTGAGCCGGTGTTGCGGGACGCAGTGGTACCGCTGCTGCCGTTCCAGCCGGTGTGCCGGGAAGACTGCGAGGGCCTGTGCTCCGAATGCGGAGTGCGCCTCGCGGACGAGCCGGGGCACCACCATGAGGTCGTCGACCCCCGGTGGGCTGCCTTGGCAGATCTGGCAAAGCCAGACCGGCACGACGATGAGTAA
- the coaD gene encoding pantetheine-phosphate adenylyltransferase → MRRAVCPGSFDPIHNGHLEVIARAANLFDEVIVAVSTNYAKKYRFGLEERLTMARRTLGAISGILVEPMGEGLLAEYCRERGASAIVKGLRSSSDFDYELPMAIMNRQLTGVETVFLPAEAHYVHLSSTLVKEVHDLGGDVSEYVPRSVLVRLAETRPER, encoded by the coding sequence ATGCGACGCGCAGTGTGCCCTGGCTCCTTCGATCCCATCCACAACGGGCATCTCGAGGTGATCGCGCGGGCTGCGAACCTCTTCGACGAGGTCATCGTCGCCGTCTCGACGAACTACGCCAAGAAGTACCGGTTCGGCCTCGAGGAGCGCCTCACGATGGCGCGGCGGACGCTCGGGGCGATCAGCGGGATCCTTGTCGAGCCGATGGGCGAGGGCCTCCTCGCGGAGTACTGCCGCGAGCGTGGGGCGAGCGCGATCGTCAAGGGCCTCCGCTCGTCGTCGGACTTCGACTACGAGCTGCCGATGGCGATCATGAACCGCCAGCTCACGGGCGTCGAGACCGTGTTCCTGCCGGCGGAGGCCCACTACGTGCACTTGTCCTCGACTCTGGTCAAGGAGGTCCACGACCTCGGTGGGGACGTCTCCGAGTACGTGCCGCGGTCCGTCCTGGTCCGCTTGGCCGAGACGCGCCCGGAGCGCTGA